In Oscillospiraceae bacterium, a single genomic region encodes these proteins:
- a CDS encoding G5 domain-containing protein, translating to MRRTLSDVCARTFGGVNQLLRNRVFSALLLLSATVLIMSHFAMARNLLIVHFDGQVVMLETYETDVQTAFARSGIQISGLSPAHLPQTRFSGGVSSVTIDRSYTVTVKVGNNVATARANGETVGAVLTRLGIEYGIDDLVEPTSGVTTRPGMTISVVRVGTMTKEFSETLPFETRRVATNSLYRGRENVRQEGSEGEKRITYTVNLRDGIEISRERSGEEVVAEPQERIVEYGTRVPSLPAPSAAAQPFITVVSGGVVNTRQGWGPRFESRHRQGSGIICETGGTLVLSDGSVVEYVKAFDMMVTAYTSDGEPSNRVTAIGTQGRLGVAAVDRRVIPLRTNLLVIGANGRWSYGFARAENVGGAVRGYIIDVYFPTRAQVNAFGRRWATVYVLR from the coding sequence ATGCGCCGAACGCTAAGCGATGTTTGCGCCCGCACATTTGGCGGCGTGAATCAGTTGTTGCGCAACCGTGTCTTTTCGGCACTGTTGCTTCTTTCGGCGACTGTGTTAATCATGTCACACTTTGCCATGGCACGGAATTTATTGATCGTACACTTCGACGGTCAAGTTGTTATGTTAGAAACATATGAAACGGATGTACAAACTGCGTTTGCGCGCTCCGGCATTCAGATTTCAGGGTTGAGTCCCGCACACTTGCCGCAAACTCGTTTTAGCGGTGGCGTGTCGAGTGTGACCATTGATCGTTCGTATACCGTTACGGTCAAAGTGGGCAACAATGTTGCCACCGCGCGTGCCAACGGTGAAACGGTCGGCGCGGTGTTGACGCGGCTTGGTATTGAGTACGGCATTGATGATTTGGTTGAGCCGACATCCGGTGTGACGACGCGTCCGGGTATGACGATTTCAGTCGTGCGCGTGGGCACAATGACAAAAGAGTTTAGTGAAACCCTGCCGTTTGAAACACGACGCGTTGCCACCAACAGCTTGTATAGAGGGCGTGAAAATGTCCGCCAAGAGGGCAGTGAAGGCGAAAAACGCATCACCTATACAGTGAATTTGCGTGACGGGATTGAAATTTCGCGTGAGCGCTCGGGCGAAGAGGTCGTGGCAGAGCCGCAAGAGCGGATTGTAGAGTACGGCACTCGCGTACCCAGCTTGCCTGCACCTTCGGCTGCGGCGCAGCCGTTTATTACAGTCGTATCGGGCGGCGTAGTGAATACGCGCCAGGGGTGGGGGCCGCGCTTTGAGTCGCGGCATCGCCAAGGCTCAGGCATTATCTGTGAGACGGGCGGCACGTTGGTGTTGAGTGACGGCTCGGTGGTTGAATATGTCAAGGCATTTGATATGATGGTGACGGCGTATACCTCGGACGGTGAGCCGTCCAATCGCGTGACAGCCATTGGCACACAGGGACGTCTTGGTGTTGCAGCTGTTGACAGGCGAGTCATTCCGCTTCGCACGAACCTGTTGGTCATCGGGGCGAACGGGCGGTGGAGTTATGGCTTTGCCCGTGCCGAAAATGTGGGCGGCGCGGTGCGCGGTTACATCATTGATGTGTATTTTCCGACACGTGCGCAAGTCAATGCTTTTGGCCGCCGCTGGGCGACTGTCTATGTTTTGCGATGA